A DNA window from Comamonas fluminis contains the following coding sequences:
- a CDS encoding acyl-CoA dehydrogenase C-terminal domain-containing protein: MPSYNPPLRDMQFLMHEVFKVTESFQQMPKHAEVDVDTINAVLEEAGKFAANVTFPLNISGDAEGCTLDKSTHEVATPKGFKDAYAQFVEGGWPALSCDPEYGGQGLPIVLNSALYEMLNSANQAWTMYPGLSHGAYEALHAYGTPEQKKTYLGKLTSGEWTGTMCLTEPHCGTDLGLLRSKAEPLADGTYKITGNKIFISAGEHNLTENIVHLVLARLPDAPVGSKGISLFVVPKFHVKADGSLGERNPIFCGALEHKMGIHGNATAQINIDGAIGTLVGEPNKGLQAMFVMMNAARLGVGNQSLGLTEVAFQNALAYAKDRLQMRSLSGVKAKDRPADPIIVHPDVRRMLMTAKAYAEGGRALSTFSALLIDTELNHPDEKVRKDSADLVALLTPIVKAFTTDNGWIATTMCQQVYGGHGFITEWGMEQFVRDNRINMIYEGTNGVQALDLLGRKILGNQGATLKKFGKLIGKLVEEEGVNEKMSEFITPIAMLGDQMTKFTTEIGFKGMQNPDEVGSASVDYLRVAGHLVFGYLFARMAQVALREIGNGNTDPFYLGKLQTARFYFAKLFPETTLLMRTARAGSKSLMDTDAALA, from the coding sequence ATGCCCAGTTACAACCCGCCACTGCGTGACATGCAATTCCTCATGCACGAGGTCTTCAAGGTCACCGAGTCCTTTCAGCAGATGCCCAAGCATGCTGAAGTGGATGTGGACACCATCAACGCAGTGCTGGAAGAGGCGGGCAAGTTCGCGGCCAATGTGACTTTTCCGCTGAACATCAGCGGCGACGCAGAGGGTTGCACGCTGGACAAGAGCACGCACGAGGTCGCCACACCCAAGGGCTTCAAGGATGCCTATGCGCAGTTTGTGGAAGGCGGCTGGCCCGCACTGTCTTGCGACCCAGAATATGGCGGCCAGGGCCTGCCCATCGTGCTGAACTCGGCGCTGTACGAAATGCTCAACAGCGCCAACCAGGCCTGGACCATGTACCCCGGCCTGTCTCACGGTGCGTATGAAGCCCTGCATGCCTATGGCACGCCCGAGCAGAAGAAGACCTATCTGGGCAAGCTGACCAGCGGCGAGTGGACTGGCACCATGTGCCTGACTGAGCCCCATTGCGGCACTGACCTGGGCCTGCTGCGCAGCAAGGCCGAGCCCCTGGCTGACGGCACTTACAAGATCACGGGCAACAAGATTTTTATCTCGGCCGGTGAGCACAACCTCACCGAAAATATCGTGCACCTGGTGCTGGCTCGCCTTCCTGATGCGCCTGTCGGCTCCAAGGGCATCAGCCTGTTCGTGGTGCCCAAGTTCCATGTGAAGGCCGATGGCTCGCTGGGCGAGCGCAACCCCATCTTCTGCGGCGCGCTGGAGCACAAGATGGGCATCCATGGCAATGCCACTGCGCAAATCAATATCGACGGTGCCATTGGCACGCTGGTGGGCGAGCCCAACAAGGGTCTGCAAGCCATGTTCGTAATGATGAACGCTGCCCGTCTGGGGGTGGGCAATCAGTCGCTGGGCCTGACCGAAGTCGCCTTCCAGAACGCGCTGGCCTATGCAAAGGATCGCCTGCAGATGCGTTCGCTGTCTGGCGTCAAGGCCAAGGACAGGCCTGCCGACCCCATCATCGTTCACCCCGATGTGCGCCGCATGCTGATGACGGCCAAGGCCTACGCCGAAGGCGGCCGCGCGCTGTCCACCTTCAGTGCCTTGCTGATCGACACCGAACTCAACCACCCCGATGAAAAGGTGCGCAAGGACAGCGCTGATCTGGTTGCGCTGCTGACGCCCATCGTCAAGGCCTTCACCACCGACAACGGCTGGATTGCCACCACCATGTGTCAGCAGGTTTATGGCGGCCACGGCTTTATCACCGAGTGGGGCATGGAGCAGTTTGTGCGCGACAACCGCATCAACATGATCTACGAAGGCACGAACGGCGTGCAGGCACTGGACCTGCTGGGCCGCAAGATTCTGGGCAACCAAGGCGCGACGCTCAAGAAGTTTGGCAAGCTGATTGGCAAGCTTGTGGAGGAAGAGGGCGTCAATGAAAAGATGAGCGAGTTCATCACGCCCATCGCCATGCTGGGCGACCAGATGACCAAGTTCACCACGGAAATCGGCTTCAAGGGCATGCAAAACCCCGATGAAGTGGGTTCGGCCTCGGTGGACTATCTGCGCGTGGCGGGTCACCTGGTGTTTGGATATCTGTTTGCCCGCATGGCGCAAGTCGCGTTGCGTGAAATTGGCAATGGCAATACCGACCCCTTCTACCTGGGCAAGCTGCAGACGGCGCGTTTTTACTTCGCCAAGCTCTTCCCTGAAACCACTTTGCTGATGCGCACGGCCCGCGCTGGCAGCAAATCGCTGATGGACACAGACGCCGCTCTGGCCTGA